The following proteins are encoded in a genomic region of Polynucleobacter paludilacus:
- a CDS encoding DUF4149 domain-containing protein: MSASKAPRFFTVVAGLWVGSMLAAGYLVAPALFTILTDHQVAGMIAGDIFRIEAYLSFVVCLVLLVMANRFVNQGQFQYQSMRWLLLAMLICSLIGSVVLLPWMSALRDQALLEGMPVMQSPAATMFGRLHGASSIVYLIQSLLGIKLVWDATK, from the coding sequence TGGCCTCTGGGTTGGCAGCATGTTGGCAGCCGGCTATCTCGTTGCGCCAGCATTGTTTACCATTCTGACTGACCATCAGGTGGCCGGCATGATTGCTGGCGATATTTTCAGAATCGAAGCCTACTTGAGTTTTGTAGTTTGCTTGGTGCTCTTGGTCATGGCCAACCGCTTCGTGAATCAGGGGCAATTCCAGTACCAATCCATGCGTTGGCTTTTATTGGCAATGCTAATTTGCAGCCTGATTGGTAGTGTTGTCTTATTACCTTGGATGAGTGCTTTAAGAGATCAGGCCTTGCTTGAAGGGATGCCTGTCATGCAATCACCTGCGGCTACCATGTTTGGTCGCCTCCATGGTGCTTCCAGCATCGTTTATCTGATTCAAAGCCTCTTGGGTATCAAGCTCGTCTGGGATGCCACCAAATAA
- a CDS encoding YhbY family RNA-binding protein, with product MTALTLTPAQRKALKAEAHSLSPVVMIGNTGLSPAVIKEAKLAIASHGLIKVRVLGDDREARIAMYETLCDQLGAAPVQHIGKLFVLWKPKQEIDEHLLHLGRSSKQTKKTLQAPRKSTAGKRTSTSERSDRRSSASKSPFARAAVVKTASKTPKKRVLRSEAAESKIGWSSPGYRKAAAAPAPIKKRKVRMSSTKKKLLG from the coding sequence ATGACTGCTCTTACTCTCACCCCAGCCCAACGTAAAGCCCTCAAGGCTGAAGCCCATAGTCTTAGTCCCGTCGTCATGATTGGCAATACTGGTTTAAGCCCTGCGGTCATTAAAGAAGCCAAATTAGCCATTGCAAGCCATGGCTTGATTAAAGTGCGCGTATTAGGCGATGATCGTGAGGCGCGTATCGCAATGTACGAAACTTTGTGCGACCAATTAGGTGCCGCTCCAGTTCAACACATCGGCAAACTATTCGTGCTCTGGAAGCCCAAACAAGAAATCGATGAACACCTTTTGCATTTAGGTCGTTCTAGCAAGCAAACTAAAAAGACTTTGCAAGCACCTCGCAAATCAACTGCGGGTAAACGTACGAGCACTTCTGAAAGATCTGACCGTCGCTCAAGCGCCAGTAAATCTCCTTTCGCACGTGCGGCTGTTGTCAAGACAGCGAGCAAAACACCCAAGAAGCGAGTCTTACGTTCGGAAGCTGCTGAATCCAAAATTGGCTGGTCATCACCTGGCTACCGCAAAGCAGCTGCGGCTCCAGCGCCAATCAAGAAACGTAAAGTCAGAATGAGTAGCACCAAGAAAAAACTCTTAGGCTAA